Proteins from one Brienomyrus brachyistius isolate T26 unplaced genomic scaffold, BBRACH_0.4 scaffold92, whole genome shotgun sequence genomic window:
- the LOC125727229 gene encoding serine/threonine-protein kinase pim-1-like, with amino-acid sequence MGVKRSRSDSDCESPPKKRRESTDLRFKGPRKEHLEDLYHQGELLGEGGYGAVYAGTRKADGFPVAIKYARKDDEELELPGLDGPIPLEVALMMLVSHESSCANVLKLMDWFSGPEDYIMILERPDPCQDLYEFCDSKGGYLSEDVARHVLVQVLQALRHCQDSGVFHRDLKAENLLIRTDTLEVKLIDFGCGDKWKDTPYVEYSGTEDFAPPELFLSGEYLAGPTTVWSVGLTLYELVCGYLPFRNKRAIISGCLIFPSWVSPDCCSLIRQCLRRKVADRLTLEEIQVHPWLQQT; translated from the exons ATGGGTGTCAAACGATCACGTTCCGACTCTGACTGTGAATCTCCTCCcaagaaaaggagagagagtaCGGATTTGCGGTTTAAAGGGCCTCGCAAAG AACATTTGGAGGACCtgtaccaccagggggagctatTGGGAGAGGGTGGTTATGGAGCCGTGTATGCCGGCACTCGCAAGGCCGATGGCTTCCCA gTGGCCATCAAATATGCCCGAAAGGATGACGAGGAGCTAGAACTG CCTGGACTTGACGGGCCCATCCCATTGGAAGTGGCGCTAATGATGCTCGTCAGCCATGAGTCATCTTGTGCCAACGTGCTGAAGCTCATGGACTGGTTCAGTGGACCAGAAGATTACATTATGATCCTGGAAAGGCCGGATCCATGCCAGGATCTGTACGAATTCTGCGATAGCAAAGGGGGCTACCTCTCAGAAGATGTTGCAAGGCACGTGCTGGTCCAGGTGCTCCAGGCTTTGCGTCACTGCCAGGATTCAGGCGTCTTCCATCGCGACCTCAAAGCAGAGAATCTGTTAATCAGGACTGACACTTTGGAGGTGAAACTAATTGATTTTGGCTGTGGAGACAAATGGAAAGACACCCCCTATGTGGAATATTCAG GAACAGAGGACTTTGCTCCCCCAGAGCTGTTCCTGAGTGGGGAGTACCTAGCTGGCCCCACCACGGTCTGGTCTGTAGGCCTCACACTTTATGAGCTAGTGTGCGGCTACTTGCCCTTCCGCAACAAGAGGGCAATCATCTCAGGCTGCTTGATATTCCCCTCATGGGTCTCTCCTG ACTGCTGCAGTCTGATTCGCCAGTGCCTGAGGCGTAAGGTGGCGGATAGGCTGACATTGGAGGAGATTCAGGTCCATCCATGGCTGCAGCAGACGTGA